CAGGAAAATTCAATAAAGAAAAATACGAAGAAGATAAAAAGACGCTGATTGCCAAAATGCAGGATAAAGGTTATCGTGATGCAGTAATCCTGAAAGACAGTGTTTATCAGTACAGCGATAAAGCCGTTGGGATTAAGATCGATTTATTCGAAGGGCCTAAATATTATTTCGGAAATATCAGCTGGGCCGGTAATGCCAAATATGCCGGAAAAGATCTGGAGCGTATCCTTGGTATTGAAAAAGGAGAAGTATTCAGTGAAGAGAAGCTGGAGAAAAAATTAAGAGGCAGCCCTAATAGCGATGATGTTTCCAGTTTATACCTGAACGATGGTTATTTAACTTTTAACGTAGACCCGGTTCAGACAAAGATCTATGGTGATACAGTTGATGTGGAAGTGCGCATCTATGAAGGACCACAGTATACCAATAACAGAATAACGGTTAAAGGAAATACCATTACCAACGACAGAGTTGTATTGCGTGATGTACGTACCAAACCAGGAGATAAATTCTCTAAAGACTTATTGATCCGTACCGTTCGTGAGATCGGTCAGATGGGTAACTTCGACGAGTCTAAAACAGTGCCTACACCTAAGCCAAATCCGGCAGATGGAACTGTAGATATTGAATATGCAGTAGAAGAAAAACCTTCTGATCAGATTGAGCTATCAGGTGGTTTTGGTGGTGGTAACATCATCGGTACTTTAGGATTGACTTTTAATAACTTCTCTTTGAAGAACCTGTTTAATCTGGATGCTTACAAACCATTGCCAAAAGGTGACGGACAGAAGTTGAGTCTTCGTGGACAGACCAATGGTAAATACTACCAGTCTTATAGTTTCTCTTTCTCAGAGCCATGGTTAGGTGGTAAAAAACCAATCAGTTTTGGGGTAAGTGCTTTTACTTCCTTACAATCGAACGGATTAAAAGAGAATGATACCCGCGGGCAGCAACAAAGAATCCGCTTAAACGGGGTAACGGTAAGTCTGGGCAGAAGATTAAACTTCCCGGATAACTACTTCCAGTTGAGCCACGCTTTGAGTTTTCAGCAATATATTCTGAACAATTATTCTGGTTATAAATTCAATACCGGTACTTCTTACAACATCAGTTTAGCGCAGGAGTTGAGCAGGGATTCCAGGGATTCCCCGATCTTCCCTACAAGCGGTTCCTTCTTTAAATTTACAATTCAGGCAACCCCTCCATATTCCTTGTTGAATAAGCTGAACTATGCTACTGCTCCGGATAAAGAATTCTATAAGTTCACCGAGTATCACAAATGGAAGTTTGAGTCTCAGTGGTTCCATAAACTTGCAGGTAAGTTCGTCGTGAAAGCACAGGCACAGTTTGGTTTCCTTGGATCGTATAACAAGGCTGTTGGAGATCCGGCATTTGAGCGCTTCAAACTGGGTGGTGATGGTATGCAGGGATTCGATTTCCTTCAGGGTTCAGAGCTGATCGCTATGCGTGGTTACTCTAACAGTGCCGTAATTCCGAATGGTTCAAACGTAAGGATTGCACAACAGTCAGGAAGTCCGATCTTCACCAAATATATGTTGGAGTTAAGATACCCGGTAATTGCCAGTCAGTCGGCTACCGCATTCCTTGTTGCTTTTGCAGAAGGTGGAAATACCTGGAACAATTTCTCTGAATATAATCCTTTTAACGTAAGACGTTCGGCCGGTTTTGGTGCGAAGATATTTTTACCGATATTTGGATTATTGGGAATTGATTATGCGATTCCTTTTGATAAGATTCCTGGAGTTGATAATGGAGGAAAGCAAAACTTTACTTTCAGTATTGCACAGCAGTTAGGTGGATTTAACTAATAAAAACAGACGAATGAAAAAATATCTTTTAATATGCTTCTTAACTTTTACGTGCATGGGAGCCTTTGCTCAGAAATTCGCGTATGTTGACACAGAATATATCTTAAAGCACCTTCCTGAATATAAGTCCGCTTTAAGCCAGTTGAATGTTTTATCACAACAATGGCAGGGACAGGTAGATCAGAACTTTGTAGAGATCGATAAGATGTACAAAGCTTATCAGGCCGATCAGGTTTTGTTAACTGCGGATATGCGCAAAAGAAGAGAAAACGACATCATCGAAAAGGAGAAAGAAGCGAAAGATTTTCAACGTAAGATCTTCGGTCCGGATGGCGAACTTTTCCAGTCCCGGACTAAACTACTTAACCCTATTCAGGATAAAGTAACAAAGACCATCAGTGAAGTAGCGAAAGCTAAACTTTTTGATTTCATCTTTGATAAAAGCAGTGAATCGACTATGATGATTTATGCCAGCAGCAATTACGATGTTAGTAATGATGTCATCAGGTTATTGGGATTTAAGCCTGGGTCGATCTTAAAATAACACACACACATAAACAAGTAAAAACAATTATTAAGACAAATAGAAATGAGAAAGTCAATTAACGCATTTTTTGTAGCAGCGGGGTTATTGTTTACTGCCAACATTGCAAATGCACAACAAAAATTCGCACATTTAAATTCAGCATTGATCATTGAAGCAATGCCGGAAGTGAAAGCAGCGAGAACAACATTAGAAGCCTTTGGAAAAACGAAACAAGCTGACGTTGAGAAAATGATTTCTGAATATCAGGTTAAACTACAGGCAGCTGAAGCTAAGCAAAAAACAATGAGCGAAGCAAATAAAGAAACTGTTGGTAAAGAGTTACAAACTATGGGTGCTGAATTACAGGATCTTCAAAAACGTATTGAAGATGCAAGAGCTAAAGCACAACAGGAAATGGAAGCTAAAAATGCGGAATTGTTTAACCCTATTCAGGTAAAAGCTGATGCAGCAATTAAAGCTGTTTCTAAAGAAAAAGGTTTTGCTTATGTATTTGATACTGCAAACCAGGCTTTAGTTTATTGGGATGGTGGGGATGATATCACAGCAGCTGTTAAAGCTAAATTGGGTATCGCAGCAACTGCAGCTCCTAAGAAATAATTAAAATTAAAATATTTAAATTGCGGGATTGAGTGATAAAACTCAATCCCGTTTTTTTTATAATGAATATTGGACAATCTATTGGCGTTTTTGATTCTGGTTATGGTGGTTTAACGGTGTTTAAATCGATTGTTGAAAAGTTACCTCAATACAACTATATCTATCTGGGCGATAACGCCCGTGCCCCCTATGGAGATCATTCTTACGAAACCATTTATCAATATACACTGGAATGTGTGGAATGGCTTTTTGCTCAGGGTTGCCCCCTAGTGATCCTGGCCTGTAATACGGCTTCGGCAAAAGCCCTTCGCAGCATCCAGCAAAAAGTACTTCCCTTGAAGTATCCGAATCACCGGGTGTTGGGGGTCATAAGACCCACAGCAGAAATAGTAGGGGATTTCAGTACACATAAAACGATAGGAGTGATGGGGACCAGAGGAACGGTGAACTCTTTGTCGTACCCGATGGAAATTGCTAAGTTTTTTCCCGAAGTAAAAGTACTGCAACAAAGCTGCCCGATGTGGGTCCCATTGATTGAAAATAATGAACACCTGAATCCCGGTGCAGATTATTTTGTGAAGAAGTACCTTGAGGAATTATTGGCTCAGGATGCAGACATTGATTGTATCCTGCTGGCTTGTACCCATTATCCTTTAATGATTCCAAAGCTTCAGGCTTTACTTCCCGAAGGCATCCGATTGCTGGGGCAAACCGATATTGTTGCCGATAGCCTTGATGCCTATTTAAAAAAGCATCCTGAGATTGCGGTTAAAATAGCGAAAGACGGAATGCGGCATTTCTATACTTCCGGAGATACGGAGGTCTTTGATAAACATGCTTCCATTTTCTTCGGGGCGGAAATCAGTTCTGAACAGATGCACCTTCAAATCTAATCCTGCCAGCTCCGATCCGGGGCTGTTTTTTTTATCTGAATATTTTCTTGTCTGTTCGTCGAAAAGTAATGGCAGTTGGTCGACTGTTACTGCGGCATGGTCTAATGCGCCAAAAAACGCTGAAACGTTTCCTGTGTGATGGCGTCTTATCTACAAAACAACAATTAAATAAATAAAAAACTTAAAACTAAAAGATATGAAAACTTCGATCAAAACCTTATTCGCTTCAGCTTTAACTGCTATCGTTTTAACTTCTTCAGCCTTCACTACTTTCGCTAAAGATACTACACCTGTAAGCGCATCAGCTGCTGTAAAATTCAATAAAGTAGTTGTTACCGGAAATGCTAAAGTGGTATTGGTACAGGGCAATTCAGAAAGCGTTACCACCAATGATGAGCTTAGCGCCAACACTACCGTTCAGCAAAAAGGATATACTTTGTACATCAACTCTACAGAGAGCAGCCCGGCAACCATCTATGTAAATGTAAAAGATCTGCAAAGAATTGATGCCTCCAATACTGCTCAGGTAAAAACCCGTGGTAACTTCGACTTAGCCGTTCTTCAGATCTTTTTAAAAGATGGGGCCAAAGCAAATGTAAATGCAAAAGTAGGCAGCCTTTATACTGACATGAAAGATCAGTCTGACCTGAAACTGAGCGGTTCATCAGCAGAACACAGCCTGGTAAGAAATGATGTTTCAAAATTAAACCTGAATGATTTTGTAATTGCTAAACTATAAAAGACCGGAACTCCCGATAAGAAAGAACTGAAAATCATTTCTGCAAGAAACCGCTCCTCCGAATGTGCGGTTTTTTTGTGCGATAAACTGTCGCTTTTTATGCTGCTAAACGGTTTAAATGATGTTTGAACATCTGATTATAATCTTAATGAAAGATTGTATTTCTTTCTAGGTTCTAATTATTATTAACGGTAAATTTGCGGCTCAAATCACACACCAATGAGCGACTCGATCAAGCATGAATGCGGAATAGCCTTTATCCGCCTTTTAAAACCTCTCTCATACTACCAGGAAAAATACGGTACAGCACTCTGGGGACTGAATAAGCTTTATCTTTTGATGGAAAAGCAACACAACCGCGGACAGGATGGAGCCGGTATTGCCACCATTAAACTTGATGTTAAACCAGGACACCGCTATATCAGCAGGTACCGGTCTATGGCACAAAATGCGGTGGCAGACATTTTTGGATATGTACAAAATAAATTTGTAGACATCCAGAATGAAACCCCTGAGTTGATGCAGGATGCGGAATGGTTAAAATCCAATGTCAGTTTTATCGGGGAAGTTCTGTTAGGTCATCTTCGTTATGGTACCCATGGTCAGAACAGTATTGAAAACTGTCATCCTTTCTTACGTCAGAATAACTGGATGACCCGTAATCTTGTGATTGCAGGTAACTTCAACATGACGAATGTAGAAGAGTTACTGGAGCAATTGTATGAGTTGGGACAACATCCAAAAGAAAAAGCGGATACCGTTACTGTCCTTGAAAAAATTGGTCATTTCCTTGACGATGAGAATCAGGAGCTTTTTGATGCTTATAAGAAAGAAGGATTGGATAACGTAGAAATTACCCATAAAATCTCTGAAGGTTTAGATATTGCTAAAATCCTGCGTCGTTCTGCTAAAAACTGGGATGGTGGATATGCGATCTCCGGAATTGTTGGTAATGGGGATGCTTTTGTGCTTCGTGACCCTTCAGGAATACGTCCGGCATTTTATTATGCTGATGATGAAATCGTAGTTGCTGCTTCAGAAAGACCAGCAATTCAGACGGCCTTCAACATTCCATTCAAAGATGTTAAAGAAATCGAACCGGGACATGCTTTAATCGTTAAGAAAAGTGGTAAAGTTACTCAGGAAGTGTTCAGAGATCCTCAGGAAAAAAGAGCCTGCTCATTTGAACGTATTTATTTCTCCAGAGGGAGTGATGCGGATATTTATAAAGAAAGAAAACAATTAGGTGCGCTATTGTGTGATCAGATTTTGAAAGCAGTAAGTGCAGACCTTAAAAATACAGTATTCTCTTTTATCCCGAATACTGCTGAAGTGTCTTTCTACGGAATGGTGGAAGGATTACACAGCTATATCAGAGGCGTACAAAAGGATACATTACTGAACCGTAAAGAAGAACTGAACGATCAGGAACTGGATGAGCTGCTTTCAATGAACCCACGGGTGGAGAAGCTGGCGATTAAGGATGTGAAATTAAGAACATTCATTACCCAGGACGCGGACAGACAGGATATGGTGGCGCATGTTTATGATACGACTTACGGCATCATTAAAAATGATACCGATACTTTAGTTGCGATAGATGATTCAATTGTAAGGGGAACAACGCTGAAACAAAGCATCATCAAAATCATTGACAGATTACATCCTAAGAAGATCATTATTGTTTCTTCTGCACCTCAGATCCGTTACCCGGATTGCTACGGTATAGATATGTCTAAAATGGGGCAGTTTGTAGCTTTTGAAGCGGCGATCCAATTGTTAAAGGAACGTGGTATGGAACACATCATCGAAGAAGTTTACCAGAAATGTAAAGCTTCCCTGTTGTTGCCTAAAGAGGAGATCGTAAATCATGTGAAAGACATTTACAGACCTTTCACACAAGAAGAGATCTCTGCTCAGATTACGAAGATTATTACCCCTGCAAACATCAATGCTGAGGTTGAGGTGATTTATCAAACTTTAGATAATTTACATGTGGCTTGTCCTAACCATACCGGCGACTGGTATTTCTCTGGAAATTATCCAACTCCAGGTGGAAACAAAGTAGTGATCAAAGCTTTTGTGAACTGGAAAGAAGGAAACAACCAGAGAGCTTACTAAAATAAGCTGGTTATAAAATATAATCCCCGCTATAGTTAAAGCTATAGCGGGGATTTTTTGTATGGGCATTGATGATTACTTGTAATACTTCAACAGCACTTCCACAAACAATCTGATTGCAAAGATAATGATGACTGCACCGGCAATCCTGTTCAGGTTCTGAATGGTTTTCTCTTTGATTCTATACCTGAGCTTGGCCGCATAATAGGTTTTTATTCCGTCTACTGAAAGCTGTGTTGCCATTGCAATAATAAAGAAAACGATCTTTTCGGCCATGGTATAATGCAATTGTACCGATATAATCCCTCCAACCATAATCCAGAACATCAGAGTGGTGGGGGACAGCAGGCACATTAAAAATCCTTTCAGAATATAGCCCCGCTTCTTCACTTTGGCGATTTCAGAAATGTCATAACTTACTTTTACTTTATTGAATAAATAGTATAGACCGATACCAAAAAGAAAAAGGCCTCCAACGATGCCTATGTATTGAAAATACTCCGCGTTATAGTCTACAAACTGTGCGCTGAAGATGGTAAGTGTAATAAATATAATGTCACTAAAAATCACCCCCACAGCAAGCGAAAACCCTGCTTTAAAACCTTTCTCAATGCTGGTTTTTATCATGGAAAAGAAAACAGGACCTGTTAAAAAGGAAAACAAAATACCTGCACCTATCCCTTGTAATATTGCTTCAAACATTCACCTAAACATATAAAATTACGCTAATATGCAATTTTATGAATAAAACTGACCCTATTATAATTAGTTTATTTTACAGGTTACCTCAATTCCACGAACAAAATTAATCTGGTTTGTAGCTGATTCTCAAATTTGTGTCTCTTATTACGATGCCAATCTAAAAATGACGGAAGATCATTGTGTAAAGTATACACTTTACAAAACAGTTTTTTTTATTTATGTTTAACCCCAAGTAAACCTAATATATATAATGACTGCAGAAAATTCACAAACCAAATGGGCTCAATTCATCCCATTAGTTACCGTATTCTTTTTTTGGGGCTTTGTTGCGGCGAGCAACGATATCCTGATTCCGGTATTCCAGAAAGCTTTTAACCTAACACAAAGCCAAAGCCAATGGGTATCCTTAGCGTTCTATATTGCTTATACGGTAGGTTCATTAATCTATATGGGGGTTTCTATTTTAATCAAAAAAGACCTTGTCAATAAAATCGGATATAAAAACGGCCTTGCATTGGGCCTATGTATTTCGGCCGTTGGAACTTTATTGTTTTATCCGGCGGCAAATTACGGTTCGTTTCCATTAATGTTGTCGGGTTTGTTTATCGTGGCCCTGGGATTTTCCCTACAGCAGACGGTAGCAAACCCACTGGCCATTGCATTAGGGCCTATTGCAACGGGTTCTCAACGATTAACCCTTGCTGGAGGAATCAATAACTTTGGAACAACCATCGGTCCGCTGATCGTTAGTTTTGCTATTTTCGGATCAGCAGGCGGTAGTGACATCAGTATTGAAAGCGTTAAAATACCTTACCTGATTCTGGGGGTTGCCTTTCTGGCAGTGGCTATCTTTTTAAAGTTGTCTCCACTTCCGGACAGACCAGCTTTAGTAGAAGAATCTAAAGATGAGGAGGGGGCTTCCAGAAGTTCTGCGCTTAAATACCCTCAGTTGGTTTTGGGAATGATTGCCATCTTCGTTTACGTAGGTGTTGAAGTTTCTACAGCCAGTAACCTGCCTGCTTATATGGAAAAAGAGCTGGGTTTTGCAATTAAAGATGTAGCGCCATTTATTTCCCTGTATTGGGCTAGTATGATGATTGGACGATGGACAGGTGCGGTTGAGGCTTTCACTGATCATGTTAAAACTCAGAAAATCCTGAGATTTGTGGCTCCTTATCTTGCTTTTGGTATTTTCCTTGCCGTTAATGCGATTGCAAAACATGATTTGGCCCCTTTCTATGTATATGGTTTGATTATCCTGGTTTTAATTGTTGCAGATACCTTAAGTAAAGGAAATCCAGCGCGCATGTTGCTGATCTTTTCTACCATTGGTATTGCTGCTTTATTGATTGGTATGTTTACCACAGGTATGGTCAGCGTTTATGCAATTACAAGTGTAGGACTATTCTGTAGCACGTTATGGCCTTGTATCTTTACCCTGGCCGTGAGTGGACTGGGCAAAAATACCAGCCAGGGGAGCAGTTTCTTAATCATGATGATTATGGGCGGTGGTATCATGAGCTGGGTTCAGGGTTATGTGTCAGAATTTATCGGTATTCAATTCAGCTATATTGTAGGAATCCTTTGCTTTGCTTACCTGGTATTTTATGCCTTGAAAGTGAGTGGAATTCTTAAAGCTCAGGGTATCTCTTTTGACAAAAAGATTTCCGGAGGTCATTAAACCTATTTAAAAACAGAAAGAGCTTCTCATTTTTTAATGGGAAGCTTTTTAATTTATACCCGTCATGAGTAAAAAGAGTTTCGATCATATTTATATGCACCTGGCCGCTGATCTGGCTGCACGTTCACATTGTGTAAGGGCACAGGTCGGTGCGGTTTTGACAAAAGATACCAGAATTATTTCCATCGGTTATAACGGGCCGCCCCCCGGAACACACAATTGTGATGAAGAATGGCCGGAAAAGGGCTGCGACAGGGATTCAAGAGGAAGTTGTTCCCTTGCGTTACATGCAGAGGAGAACGCGATTCTGTATGCTTCTAAAAATGGTTCAAAGATAGAGGGCTCGACCTTGTATACGACCTTATCCCCATGTATTGCCTGTGCCAGGTTAATCTTATCCTCAGGAATAAAGAAAGTTCTTTATATGGATTCCTATGCAGAATATAAAGGATTACCGAGTGATGAAGGGGTTGATTTTCTGCGTAGGTTCGGTGTAGAAGTGAATAAGTATCAAATCGAGGTTAATTGATAATCTGTCTTGTAGCAGCAGGTAAGTTTTCTTAACTTTGGCCATGCTAGAAAAAATCATTATTCTCGATTTTGGTTCCCAATACACACAGCTAATTGCCCGCAGGGTACGCGAACTAAATGTGTATTGCGAAATTCATCCATTCAACAACATTCCTGAGATCTTATCTGATGTTAAAGGTATCATCTTTTCAGGTAGTCCTTATTCTGTTCGTCAGGAAGATGCTCCTCAGATAGACCTAACCAAGTTCCACCTTAAGTTCCCTGTTTTGGGTGTTTGTTATGGTGCGCAATATATGGCTCAACAAATAGGAGGTGAAGTTCAGGCCTCTTCAACACGTGAATACGGCAGAGCTAACCTGAATTTCGTGGCTAGCGGAAATAAATTATTTAAAAATATTAACCTGGATTCTCAGGTATGGATGTCGCACGGAGATACCATTACCAGAATCCCGGAAAACTTTGAACTGATTGCAAGTACAGACAGCGTTAAAGTTGCGGCTTATCAGATTAAAGATACAGAAACCTATGCCATCCAATTCCATCCTGAGGTAACGCACAGTACGGATGGAAAACAGCTTTTAGAAAACTTCCTGGTAGACATTTGCGGATGTAAGCAGGAGTGGACTTCCGAAGCTTTTGTGGAAACGACAATTGCTGATTTGCAGGCGAAACTGGGTGACGATAAAGTCGTTCTTGCCCTTTCAGGAGGAGTAGACTCCAGTGTAGCTGCAATTCTTTTACATAAAGCCATCGGCAAAAACCTTCATTGCATTTTCGTAGACAATGGTTTACTTCGTAAAGATGAATATGAAGGTGTATTGGAACAGTATAAGCACCTTGGTTTAAACATCAAAGGCGTTGACGCTAAAGATCGCTTCTTAAGTCAGCTTGCAGGAGTTACTGATCCTGAGTTGAAACGTAAAGCTATCGGTCGTGTATTTATTGAGGTTTTTGACGATGAAGCACATCAGGTACAGGACGTAAAATGGCTTGCACAGGGAACGATTTATCCGGATGTGATCGAATCTGTTTCTGTAAACGGACCATCAGCAACCATTAAATCTCACCATAACGTAGGTGGATTGCCTGACTTTATGAAGTTACAGGTGGTAGAACCATTGAATACTTTGTTCAAAGATGAAGTAAGAAGAGTAGGTACCTCATTAGGATTGGAGCATTTCATTATTGGCCGTCACCCTTTCCCGGGACCAGGTTTAGCGATCAGGATCCTTGGTGAAGTCACTCCTGAGAAAGTTGCGATTTTACAGGAAGCAGACGCCATTTATATCAATAATTTAAAAGAAGCAGGACTATACGATAAAGTATGGCAGGCAGGTGCAATCTTCCTTCCGGTACAATCTGTAGGGGTAATGGGAGATGAGCGTACATATGAGAATGCCATTTGCCTTCGTGCAGTAGAATCAATAGATGGAATGACTGCAGATTGGTGTCATTTACCTTATCAAGTACTCGCCAAAATTTCTAATGAAATTATTAACAAAGTAAAAGGAATAAACCGCGTTGTATATGATATCAGCTCAAAACCCCCAGCTACAATTGAGTGGGAATAAATATTGGCTGATCCTTTGTATTGGCTTGTTGTTTTCGGCATGTTCGCCGAAAACACGGCCCAATACAAATAAAAAACCTGATAACCCGCCAAAAGAAAAGGAAGTCGAGAAACCGGTGGCCCGCTTTAGCGAAGCTAACATTTCTTTGTTGATCCCTTTTCGTCTGAATGAAATCAGGTTGAAGACCGCAACCAAAGCCGAAGTGGAGAGATCTGCTATGGCTATTGATTTTTATCAGGGATTTAAGCTAGGCATAGATTCAGCTGCCTCTTTAGGGCTTAATTTCAAAGTGAATGTTTTCGATACCCGGGACAATAACTCGCAGCTTGAAGGGCTGATCAATAACGGAGGCCTGATGTCCAGCAACCTGATTGTGGGGCCGGTGTTTCCTCAGGGAGTAAAGTATATCACCGCTTACTCGAAAGCAAAAAATATTCCGGTAGTATCGCCTTTGGCCGCTTCTCATCCTGAAGAGTTTTCCAATCCGAATCTGATCTCTATCGTCAATAATATTGACCTTCATATAGAAAAAATCGGAAGCTATATCTCCAAAAATTACAACACCGAACATACGGTAGTGGTGATGATTAATCCAAAGACAAGCAGTGATGAAATCATGGCAGCCCCTTTGCGTCGGTATTTTAGCTCCGGCAAAAAGGTGTTTTTAGTGCAGGAGTATCCTTCGGTATTCAGTTTCGAAACAAAGATGGCAAAGGACAAGGAATACGTAGTCGTTGTAACTTCTTCCGACCGGAAGTTTGTGGTTCCGACACTGGATCGTCTGGTGAAAATTAAAAATAAAGGTTTTAAAGTCAATTTATTTGGTCATCCGGACTGGGTAAAACAAAACTATAATATCGATCGGCTTCAGGCTTTAAATACCAGCATTACCTCTTCTTATAAAGTGGATTACCACAATGCTCAAACCATCACTTTTATCAGGAAATACAGGGCCAAATTCAATTTTGAACCTGGAGAATATTCTTTTAAAGGTTTTGATATCGGGTTCTATTTTGGTAAATTGTTTGCAGAACATGGAGCTGACTATTTAAAATACCTGACCAAAGAGAAATATAAAGGGTTACACAATTCCTTCACGTTCTATCATGATGAGAAACTGGGATACATCAATACCAGTTTAATGCTTTTACGCTATAAGAATTTTGCTTTAAACGTTGTGGAATGAGAATAGAACACCAAATCAGGGCATTTGAACAAATCTTCAAAAACTATGATGGCTTATTGCCTTTACACCGGTTTTTGTTTATCTATTTTAAGCAGAATAAAAAAATGGGCTCTTCAGACAGAAGGTGGTCCAGTCGCTATATTTATAGCTTTTTTAGACTGGGGAAAGCCCTGATTAAAGAAGAACAGGTTGTTCGCCTTGCGGTGGCCGACTTTTTATGTAATACCACACCGAGCCTGGTTGTGGAGACCCATCTGCCTGCTTTGCTGACGCAGATGGAATTACCGGTAAAGGCCAAACTGGATTTGGTGAAAGCGGCCTTTGCTGAGTTCAGATTAGCAGATGTATTTTCTTTTCACCAAAATCTCTCTGCTGAGGTAGAGAAGGAAGATTTTTTTGAATCTTTCTTTACACAGCCAGACCTGTTTTTAAGAATTACTACCGGTCATCTGAAACATTTACTGGAAGCCTTGAAAGCACATGAAGTACCTGTTCAGGAACTGACTGAGACCACACTGGCCCTGCCAAACGGGACAAAACTGGAGCAGGTATTCCCCAATCAAAAGTTCTATCAGGTACAGGATCTTTCTTCTCAAAAGACAGGAATGTTTTTTGAGCCAAGGGCCTGGGATTACTGGTGGGACTGTTGTGCAGCTTCCGGAGGCAAATCGCTGCTTCTGCACGATCTTGAGCCTACTGTTCAGCTCTTGGTGAGTGATGTCAGAGAAAATAGCTTAAACAACCTGGATGATCGTTTTCACGAAGCCGGAATAAAGAAATATCAAAAGAAAGTACTGGATCTGTTGCAAAACAACGATCAGGACCTTCACCACTATGAGTTTGACGGTATTATCCTGGATGCACCCTGCTCGGGTTCAGGAACCTGGGGGCGTACACCCGAAATGCTGTATTTCTTCGATGAACATAAAATCAGCAATTATACCCGGTTACAAAAGGCCATTGCAGGTAATGTAGTACAATACCTGAAGCCCGAAAAACCACTGATTTATATTACTTGTTCCGTATTTAAACAGGAGAATGAGGAAATCGTCAGCTATCTGACAGAAACATTCTCTTTAAAGCTGGAAAAAATGGAAATGATCAGGGGCTATAAAGATAAAGCCGATACCATGTTTGTTGCCCGTTTGATTAAGGTTTAGTGCTTTTGCGTACTAAACCAATGCCTTAGCTTATCCTTTGCGTGCCTGAGGGCTTCAAAGAAAATGGCTAAAGCGCCAATAATGAGGGTAAATTGCTCGAAGCTGTTCATCATCTTCTGATATTGGTTTCTTACTATAAGACGAAGCGGGGGCCTAAATGTTACAGTCCTGTATTGTTGCGGAACAATTTA
This region of Pedobacter steynii genomic DNA includes:
- the bamA gene encoding outer membrane protein assembly factor BamA yields the protein MKRIYQLILLLLIGLPSMAQIRPQSNPATPTLKVNGLDLDYFNPKEYTIADVTLTGAKFLDKDVIITLSKLIKGERIVLPGEATANAIKILWEQGLFDDVQLDIVKIDGDSVYFDIEVVERPRLSSFDIQGVSKSQKTDILEKLNAKATKTIINDNLYNTTTSTIKKYLLEKGFFFTSVTYKTKVDPNQENHVILEVNVDKGRKVKVHEINFTGNQAFSDAKLRKFLKKTKQQAFYKVFGSGKFNKEKYEEDKKTLIAKMQDKGYRDAVILKDSVYQYSDKAVGIKIDLFEGPKYYFGNISWAGNAKYAGKDLERILGIEKGEVFSEEKLEKKLRGSPNSDDVSSLYLNDGYLTFNVDPVQTKIYGDTVDVEVRIYEGPQYTNNRITVKGNTITNDRVVLRDVRTKPGDKFSKDLLIRTVREIGQMGNFDESKTVPTPKPNPADGTVDIEYAVEEKPSDQIELSGGFGGGNIIGTLGLTFNNFSLKNLFNLDAYKPLPKGDGQKLSLRGQTNGKYYQSYSFSFSEPWLGGKKPISFGVSAFTSLQSNGLKENDTRGQQQRIRLNGVTVSLGRRLNFPDNYFQLSHALSFQQYILNNYSGYKFNTGTSYNISLAQELSRDSRDSPIFPTSGSFFKFTIQATPPYSLLNKLNYATAPDKEFYKFTEYHKWKFESQWFHKLAGKFVVKAQAQFGFLGSYNKAVGDPAFERFKLGGDGMQGFDFLQGSELIAMRGYSNSAVIPNGSNVRIAQQSGSPIFTKYMLELRYPVIASQSATAFLVAFAEGGNTWNNFSEYNPFNVRRSAGFGAKIFLPIFGLLGIDYAIPFDKIPGVDNGGKQNFTFSIAQQLGGFN
- a CDS encoding OmpH family outer membrane protein, with the protein product MKKYLLICFLTFTCMGAFAQKFAYVDTEYILKHLPEYKSALSQLNVLSQQWQGQVDQNFVEIDKMYKAYQADQVLLTADMRKRRENDIIEKEKEAKDFQRKIFGPDGELFQSRTKLLNPIQDKVTKTISEVAKAKLFDFIFDKSSESTMMIYASSNYDVSNDVIRLLGFKPGSILK
- a CDS encoding OmpH family outer membrane protein, coding for MFTANIANAQQKFAHLNSALIIEAMPEVKAARTTLEAFGKTKQADVEKMISEYQVKLQAAEAKQKTMSEANKETVGKELQTMGAELQDLQKRIEDARAKAQQEMEAKNAELFNPIQVKADAAIKAVSKEKGFAYVFDTANQALVYWDGGDDITAAVKAKLGIAATAAPKK
- the murI gene encoding glutamate racemase: MNIGQSIGVFDSGYGGLTVFKSIVEKLPQYNYIYLGDNARAPYGDHSYETIYQYTLECVEWLFAQGCPLVILACNTASAKALRSIQQKVLPLKYPNHRVLGVIRPTAEIVGDFSTHKTIGVMGTRGTVNSLSYPMEIAKFFPEVKVLQQSCPMWVPLIENNEHLNPGADYFVKKYLEELLAQDADIDCILLACTHYPLMIPKLQALLPEGIRLLGQTDIVADSLDAYLKKHPEIAVKIAKDGMRHFYTSGDTEVFDKHASIFFGAEISSEQMHLQI
- a CDS encoding GIN domain-containing protein, with the translated sequence MKTSIKTLFASALTAIVLTSSAFTTFAKDTTPVSASAAVKFNKVVVTGNAKVVLVQGNSESVTTNDELSANTTVQQKGYTLYINSTESSPATIYVNVKDLQRIDASNTAQVKTRGNFDLAVLQIFLKDGAKANVNAKVGSLYTDMKDQSDLKLSGSSAEHSLVRNDVSKLNLNDFVIAKL